From a region of the Falco peregrinus isolate bFalPer1 chromosome 5, bFalPer1.pri, whole genome shotgun sequence genome:
- the LOC101914063 gene encoding haloacid dehalogenase-like hydrolase domain-containing 5: MRRALPPLRALLRAGAPRLPAPGGLCGAPAADGGGRTLNIPPSFGFLFDIDGVLVRGKTPIPAAKTAFQKLVNPQGQFLVPVVFVTNAGNCLRQKKADQLSHLLGVPISQDQVMMSHSPLRMFKRFHEKCVLVSGQGPLLDIAQDLGFCQPITIETLREKHPLLDVVDHDRRPNVLYPSAVELPKIEAVVLFGEPVRWETNLQLIIDVLLTSGYPGNPYRHENYPHIPVLACNMDLMWVAEAQSPRFGHGTFMVCLENIYKKITGKDLKYEALMGKPSKLTYQYAEYLIRTQAAERQWKQPIQTLYAVGDNLMTDVYGANLYNRYLEENSGKGSKSRVQAKVAGGRGSATLSQDDEIDNSWENELASATAAHCRSVLVCTGVYNPHTEVPLDTRESISETVFHGHRDFRFDPGLVEPDHIVPDVDAAVDLVFQLESFAPN; this comes from the exons ATGCGGAGGGCGCTGCCGCCGCTCCGCGCTCTGCTCAGGGCCGGCGCCCCCCGGCTCCCGGCACCCGGCGGGCTCTGTGGCGCGCCGGCGGCCGACGGGGGCGGCCGCACG CTCAACATACCGCCAtcctttggtttcctttttgaCATTGATGGTGTACTGGTACGAGGAAAGACTCCAATTCCTGCTGCAAAAACGGCCTTTCAAAAGCTAGTGAATCCTCAGGGACAATTCTTGGTGCCTGTAGTATTTGTCACCAATGCCGGGAATTGCCTTCGCCAGAAGAAAGCTGATCAGTTGTCTCATCTCCTGGGAGTTCCA ATTTCACAAGATCAGGTGATGATGTCACACAGTCCTCTGCGGATGTTCAAACgttttcatgaaaaatgtgttcttgTATCTGGACAAGGACCGCTGCTTGATATTGCGCAaga CCTTGGTTTCTGTCAGCCTATTACCATTGAAACACTGAGGGAGAAACATCCTTTGCTAGATGTAGTTGACCATGACAGAAGACCCAACGTTCTG TACCCTTCTGCTGTGGAGCTTCCCAAGATTGAGG ctgttgttttgtttggggagCCGGTCAGATGGGAAACCAACCTTCAGTTGATAATAGATGTTTTGCTGACAAGTGGCTATCCTGGAAATCCGTATCGCCATGAAAATTACCCTCACATTCCTGTACTTGCTTGTAACATGGATCTGATGTGGGTAGCTGAAGCACAGTCTCCAAG GTTTGGGCATGGAACATTCATGGTTTGTTTGGAAAACATTTACAAGAAGATCACTGGCAAAGATCTAAAATATGAGGCCTTAATGGGCAAACCTAGTAAACTGACCTACCAGTACGCAGAATACCTCATCAGGACTCAGGCAGCAGAACGGCAGTGGAAGCAACCTATTCAGACTCTTTATGCTGTCGG AGATAATCTCATGACGGATGTATATGGTGCTAACCTTTACAATCGCTATCTCGAAGAGAACTCCGGAAAAGGTTCAAAATCACGGGTTCAGGCCAAAGTTGCTGGTGGCAGAGGCTCTGCCACTCTCTCTCAGGATGATGAAATAGACAACAGTTGGGAGAATGAATTAGCATCTGCAACTGCTGCCCACTGTAGGTCTGTTCTTGTTTGTACTGGGGTTTACAACCCTCACACTGAGGTGCCCTTAGATACCAGGGAGAGCATATCTGAAACAGTGTTCCATGGCCACAGAGATTTTAGATTTGATCCTGGTCTAGTAGAACCAGATCATATTGTACCAGATGTTGATGCTGCTGTAGACCTGGTCTTCCAGCTGGAGAGCTTTGCACCTAATTGA